The Dama dama isolate Ldn47 chromosome X, ASM3311817v1, whole genome shotgun sequence nucleotide sequence AACCTGTTAGAGAAGCTTCTTAGGAGAGAGTCGTTGCCCTGTTTGGTGATCAACCTGTACCCAGGAAAGCAGGGCTATTCCCTGATGCTCAAGGGGGAAGATGGGTCACTTTCGGAGAGCATTCGACTGCCTTATGAAGAACGGGAATTTCTCGAATATTTGGATGCTGAAGAATTACCTCCTGCTTTGTTGAATTTCCTGGATAAGTCTGCGGTTAACGTTTTTCACCAGGGGTGTGTCATAGCAGAGATACGGAACTACAGGCAGTCCAGTGCCGGGGAACCTCCGAGTTACCAAAGCAGGCATATTCTTTTACGTCCCACCATGCAGACGTTAGTTTCCGATGTAGAGGCCATAGCCAGCGATGACCAGAACTGGACCCAGGAGGACAAACTTTTGCTTGAGAGCCAACTGATCTTGGCTACAGCGGAACCACTGTGTCTAGACCCTTCTGTATCAGTAGCCTGCACTGCAAATAGACTGCTCTAtaacaaacaaaagctgaaggCTCTTCCCATGAAAAGGAGTCTCAAGAGGTTTTCTGTGCCCACTCTGATTCAGCAACAGGAGCAACAGGAGCTGTCCCATTGTCCACCTCCTCCTGAGCTAAGAATCCAGACTTCTTGCAAAAATATAAGAGAAAGTAAAGCAAATCAACTGTATGACCTCAAAATTTCTAAAGCAGGCAAGTGTGTAGATACGTGGAAACAGAGACCCTGTAACTTGGCCGTCCCTTCTCAAGTGGATGTGCAGAAATATGCCAAAGGGAAGGAGTCTGTCAGATATGAGGAGTCACAACCAACCCAGGAGGTACTAGGTGATCCTGCAGTTGGCTGTGAGGCTGCCTACCAATCCCAGGCAACAAGGTTGACCGTCAGGCAGCCAGCTGATAATTCACTTGCCACTGGAAATGGGTCTGAGAAAGAAGCCACAAGGGAGAGAGAGCCGTGTCTGCCCCGGTCCTCCACAGATGACCACTTCAAGCGTTTCCTGCCCAAGCCAcagactgatgctgggagagtGGTCAGTCAGTCTGAGCAACTGGTCCAGAAGAGCACCCAGTGTCCAGTGCAGACGTCACCCAGCTCCAGTGGCTCAGCCCGTCTCAGGCAGCCTTCTCCAGGGACGCAGTCAGCACAGCCTAGGATTGCGTCCATTCTGTCCTCAGTGCCAGACTGGGGAGCCAGACCTCCACCCCCACTCAAGAGCCCAGAGAAGAGCTCCTGCGGTGACAGCTTTACCTCACAGCAGGCGGGCAGCTCTCAGGCCCGCCCATCTCCTGGCCCTGCTCCTCAGCCACCCAGCCTTTCCCAGAGATCGTCTGTGCTGCTGAACAGAGGTAGCTCGCTTCCTGCAGCCGCCCCGTCCACCACAGGCGCGTTACAAAGAACCACGGACGTCCGGGTCATGACCATCTCCCCGGGCCTGAAGTTCATCAAAGTAGTGGGCCCCTTTTGCTATAGCCAGGCCTCAGGGAGAGGGTATTCCCCTAGGGCCCCCGCTCCCGTGGGGATCCAGCCGGGCCAGCAGCCCGCAGCTCAGCCACTGAACCTGCAGCCCATAGCACCACTGGGGCCTCTTCAAgctgcttctcttccttctcctcctcctcctcctcctcctcctcccagatcGGGTCAGGTGCTTTTGAAGGACGCTTCTGATCTGAAGCCCTTTACTCTGGTGCAGCTCCCCCAGGGGTCGGTGGTCTGGAGCAGCCAGAAGTTGTCCTCGCAGCTGCGCCTCTACCCGCTGCTTCTCCAGCAGCCCTCGCCGCAGACTTGCTCCGTGAGTCATCGGCAGCCGGCGGAACAGCCTTCAGGTATACAGGCTCCAGGGGCACAGACCCCAGGGGCACAGGCCTCGATGCCACAGGCTCCAGGGGCACAGACCCCACGGGCACAGGCCTCGATGCCACATGCTCCAGGGGCACAGACCCCAGGGCCACAGGCCTCGATGCCACATGCTCCAGGGGCACAGACCCCAGGGGCACAGGCCTCAATGCCACAGGCTCCAGGGGCACAGACCCCACGGGCACAGGCCTCAGGGCCACAGGCTCCAGGGGCACAGACCCCATGGTCATGGGCCTCAGGGCCACAGATCCCAGGGGCAGAGACCCCACGGGCACAGACCTCAATGCCACAGGCTCCAGGGGCACAGACCCCACGGGCACAGACCTCAGGGCCACAGGCTCCAGGGGCACAGACCCCACGGGCACAGGCCTCAGGGCCACAGATCCCAGGGGCAGAGACCTCACGGGCACAGGCCTCAGGGCCACAGATCCCAGgggcagagaccccacaggcaCAGACCTCAGGGCCACAGATCCCAGGGGCAGAGACCCCACGGGCACAGACCTTAGGGGCACAGACCCCACAGGCACAGGCCTCAGGGCCACAGGCTCCAGGGGCAGAGACCCCACGGGCACAGGCCTCAGGGCCACAGGCTCCAGGGGCAGAGACCCCACGGGCACAGGCCTCAGGGCCACAGATCCCAGGGGCAGAGACCCAACGGGCACAGGCCTCAGGACCACAGTGTTCGGGTTTACAGGATCTAGGGGCACTGGGCGCTGCCTGGCCCAATGTCACTGTCCGCGCCCAGCCAACAATGGTCATTCACCTCCGACGGCAGCAGGACCCCCTGCAGCCCCGGGTGCCTGGGTTGTCTCCGCCAGGCTCTGGCCAGAGCCACCCTGCACTGAGGATCTTGCATCACAGGATCCAGGCCTTGATGGACCCGCGCCAGCCGATTTACTGGAGGATAATGCAGTGCCCAGTGGATGCAGACCCCGCAAACCCCACAGCCCCCACCACGCCGCCCCCTCAGGGCCCCAATTCAGGCAGCCAGACCGCAGGGACCCCGGAGGGAGGCCCCCCAGCCGCCCCCAAGCCCTGAGGCCTGTCTggttttctctcttaaaaaaaaatcccaagagcAGCAATCAAATGAATCCCAAGTGTCAACCTCACTTgggttattttttaatgtgtcacTATTTTACATTCTTAGATGTGCAGACCTTCCTCAGAGGCACAATCGTTACATACAAGCCCCGAAGGTCTTTAATAAACTGGGATTATTTCACCTAAGCCATGGCTTTGGTGGTGGTTGTGGACAGTTATTTTTTTGTGATGTTCTCAAGTGTATCCACACCCAAAGTAGGGTCAGTTTAAACTCCTGAAGCCTTGTTATTTCTCTCAGGCACTAAAGCTGTAATACCAAGAAAGTCAAAATTAGTATTAACAAGatgactgttttttaaatttttagatgAGTTACTAACACATGAACTGTGGCATCTTCACCATTTTACGTGTCCAGCTCACTGGTGTTCGGTGGACTCACCTTGTCGTACAACGCATCTCTAGGATTCTTTTCTGTTTGCACAGGTGAAACTCTCTCCCCAAGGAGCACCAACTTCTCGgttccctctcccccagcccccaccccagccctctacTTTCTGGGTCTCTGAGTCTGGCTGCGGTAGATTCTTCCTAGAAGTGGGGTCCTGCAGTTGTCATCTTTGGTGAGGGGCTCATTTCACGGAGCATCCTGACTTCAAGGTCCATCCCTGTTAGCATGCCACAGGAAGGTCGTGGCTTTTCACAAAGGGTTTCACGGTACGTAATCTACACTGAAGTGGCCTATGAAGTATCAGAAACATCCTTCAGAAGAGAATGCACTTCCATATTTGTTTAAGTTTTTGCACAGTGTGTGAAATgcaatttttacacattttggggGAGAAAAAGCTAAACGTACCAAAAATTGATCTTGCCACTTTAATGTTGAGGCCCTGGGCCCCCTCCAGGTGTGCTGCAGGGGGTGGGGCACTTGCTTGCAGCCCAGGTCCTGTTCTCCAGGCTGCAGCTGTGAAAAGGCACTTCTGGGATGTGGTTGTCTCTCTATAAAATCATGCACATTTTTGACATCCCTGGATTGTTTGCAGAAGGTAAATAGCTAAACGTTTGGAAATGAgtcaatttgtttgtttttcaggtgTTTTCAACCTTGTTATATTCGAGGTGACGTccccctgcccccttccttcctctctgtctcttgcTGAGTGATCACCCGTTGGTCAGCCgcccctcttcctcttctctatttttttttttcttctttcttgtttcaATGGGGCTCAAAAGATCCCTGAACTTTTCTGTTTACTTCAtccctttctttccccttccccccgctccttttttttactgtggtaagTTATGTAAGAATCAgctattttaaagtgtataattcagtggcatttactccatttacaatgttgtgtaccCACAGCCtctattttcaaaacattttcatccccTAAGGGAAATCTCTGCACCCATTCAGCACTCTCTTCCCAGCTTCCTCCACCCCAGCCCAGGAAACCACTGATTTACATTATTTCTCTATGGACTTCCCCATTCTCCATTTTTCCTAAAAACGGAATCATAGACTATCTGACCTTTGCTGTCTGGAGTCTTTCACTTGGCATGCTGTTttcgaggttcatccatgttggcaCAGGTCTCAgtacttccttcctttttagggTTGAATACCCTTTCCTTGTTTGTGAACACcagattttgtttatccactaTGTGTTGATGTACATTTGAGTTGTTCCCACCTTTTGCCATTGTGAATAGTGTGGctctgaacatttgtgtacaagtatctgaatgcttcttatattttgttCTTATAACTTTGAAGGAGAactttcttataaaattattttttctaagtatacatatatgcctTTTGCCCAGAAGTTTGGTCTGGCAGTTCCAAAAGAGATGAGCAAAAGACAGATAACAGGCAGGTCTTACTTGATCAACCCAGCTGTACTAATGTGCTACAGATCCTGTTAAGGAACGATTTGGTCAGCTTGAAGCCAACAACGCAGAGAGGCCAGCGGAGTGATCCTGAGTCCATTAGAGCTTCATGCAGCCCACACTGGACATCTTTGGGAATGATGCCTGCACTTTTAAGGAGTGAAGCAGTGCAATGGCCAATTGCAAAGAAGAGTTTATGCTCAGCCTTGTGAGCCAACCAGACACCAGAACTCAGAATTTGTGTACCTCCTCCGTTTTGTCCTCACTGATCTTTTCAAGTGCTACATGGTGACACCAGCTGAAGTCCTGCTCCCTTCCCAGGCAAGCAAATAAATGCAGCTTTGTTTCAGATTACTGTTTGGTggtctttgtttctttccttctaatggTCCTCACCAAGGTTGGTAATTCAAAGCAACTGCCACACTGATGAAGACTGTACTCCTGGAAATAAAATCCCAGAGGGTGTCTTCATTCAAACAGCTGTGCAGAGAGGACTTCCCATGTACCTTGTACTGTATGAGGCcccaggtgggatggggagaatgCAGATACCAAAGAAAAATACCTCTTTAGAATGTAGGTCTCATCCAAAAGTCATGTAATTTTATCTATCAGCAATTTAAGCTAGATGCCCTGTATGATAAAGTCTCAATAGAATAATGAATGTTACATATCTAAAGATGAGTACACGACAGAGAAAATGGGAATAGCAGAAGATTCAAGGTTTTAGTGACTTACGCCCCTGCCACAAGTTGGATGTCAGGACATAAACCAAGGAAATGATGGAAATAGGACTCCAGAGAGAAAATATTGCCCAGCTCATGAAATCTGGGTACGTATATCTGCACAGAGGATTTGTACTTGTTTATAagtgataaatttaaaaatctatcatTCAATTCTAGATTGCTGTTTTGAGAAATCTTGAGGAAAAGAATCCTAAGAAACTTTTGTTTATTACTATTTCTTTAAATTAACAGAAGCATATTAGGTTTCTTGCCAGACAGACTATCTGCAATGCCCTGTTCTTACTTTTGCCACCTCGCAGCAGATACCAATATTGTCCTGTTGGcttttgctgtgttttgcttcCTGAAATAGCACCACGACCCCTTGTTCCTTAGAGAAAACTGTTTATTCTTACTGGCAAAGGAGAAGACAACATTGACAGTCTTAGTAGTGTTTTAGATAGTTAAATGTCTTTTCCCACAAAATCTAATAAAATAATCCTTCAACTCCATTACTTCAGTATTTGATCTGCGGGGAAAATGTAAAACTTAGCTGCTTTAATTGCATTTTGAGAGACACCTAGGctctaaaatacaaaattttcccCTCTGTTCTCAGTTTCTGCTAGGTGCTATTCTGTTTTTACCTGTTTTAATTCACTCAGTCTTTGCAAGGAAGGTACAGTTAGATGAGGAAACAAGCATGAGtgctgaaataattttcttttggtCAGCCAGCTGGGGTCAGAGACCACGTCCTTTAACATACTACCCTCTCCACCGCCCACTGAGGGCAAGACATGGACTTGTCCCCACTGGGCTCATCATATGATTGGAAAGACCTCAAAACATGTGGATGAAATGACAGATTACCATCTGTCACTTAGCTATATGTTGGTGTTTCTGACCATTTGAAGGAGAAAGATTCAGTACTCAGCTGAATGTTGATATATTCTCTTTATATGTTATGCTCATATATTCAAAGACATAATTGAGATCTAGACCAAGCAGGTTTTCTAATACTGTGCCCTGTATTAGAGAGATTCTTCCACTCACTCACAGGCAGGGCTGGAGATCTACAGACCCTCCCCGTGGGTCTGGCTCTCTCAGAGGGAAATGAGTGGGCAGTGAAAGTCCAAGTTTTCTTTGATGAAGAGCTTAATCCCTGGATAAGAGGCCTCTGAGGCATTTGGTGAAGGTTATAAATCGTTTCTCAGAATAACATTTTTATGTGCATAAAGTATATGACATTACAAAGGAAGCCCATTGTACTAAAATACAACCCtgaaagtatatatataatacatataatatacatgtatatgtatataaatgataCATAATAAATACGCTTCTTTGTTAATGTATTAAATAATAAGATTTAGCAGAACTAATAATTATCATAATTTCAAAGAAGTGCTGAGCATGAATGATATTTTGAGGTATCTGCAGTAAATGAAAACACCTGTGATTTCTAATTTGCTTCAAAGACACAGACATTGTTAATACTACTGTGGTCTGTTATCTGAGTCATTTGTGGGAAATAATACATTTCACTTAGAGATCAgagaatataaacatataaagcactaagcattttcttttcttattaagtTCATGGATCCCCTAGAAAAGTCATTGGGCCCCAGGTTAAGAACACTTGCTCTAATGGAAGCTCCTCCCCTGGCAAAAGAAGTAGGTAATAAGCATCATCTCCAGCAGTGTGTGCTATATGAAGaggactgtgctgtgcttagtcgctcagtcgtgtctgactctttgtgaccccatggactgtagtgcaccaggttcctctgtctgtggaattctccaggccagaatacaggagtgggttgccatgccctcctccaggggatcttcccaacccagagatcaaacccaggtctcccacattgcaggcggattctttactatcttggccaccagggaaatccaagaattctggtatgggtagcctatcctttttcccggggatcttcctgtcccaggattcgaaccagggtctcctgcattgctggtggattctttaccagttgagctaccagggaaggcccgtGAACAGGGCTATCAGGGACCATTTGCTCACACTGTACATAGTGACTAGATAGCTGAATGGTTATCACAGCAGCTTGGAAATGCATGcattattcatttaatcctcaaaaagaCCCTTAGTAGTTAGTGTTGTTAACTTCATTCAtttcaagtgaggaaactgaggtgaatATAATTTGCAAAGTAATTTGTCAAAGGTCACACATCTAAGGACAGGTCAGCATTTGAATCAGGTAGTCCAGCTCCAGAACCgacagtcttaaccactaaactgAAGTTAGTAAGTTTAGAGCACTAGTCTAAGAACACCTGGGGCTAAGTATAACTGCCATTTATAGAGTTATTTCCCTAGAAAAATACTTAAATCATTGGACAACAACTCTTCCATAGACTAGGGCTTCCTCCACATAGAGGTCAGGAATTACCAAACACCCTCTAGTTGCCAGTTACCCACTCTGTTGAATAAGCATTATCCCAAAGTGACCTTATTCTGGGTTGCCTGGACCACAAATTGGCTGGGGCTGGAGCAGAATGGAGAGCAGCACTCCCACAGAATTCAGCTTCCTAACTGGAGGACATGTCACTTCTAAAGAGCTCTGTTGGGTACTCTGAGGGGTCTGAGACTCTACCCTGCAACCTAACAAGTCAGCCTTAATTTCGtgaatgctggcagaagacaAGAATATTGGGTCAGAGACAAAGGATTTTATTACTCTTAGCACAACAGGCAGTGTGAGTTTCATGTGTGTCTTGGTTTCCTCGCCCACCCAAGTCCTGTGGGGACAGCACAGAGGTGGGTCCAAGTGAATACTGCACACACAGCGGATGTGTGTCACAGGGGAAGAACCCAAGGGGAGgaaacaataatatttttaaagagactGTAAACAAACCTGCCCAATTTTTTGCTCAAGAGAAAGACATTATCTTTATTATGACAGTCCACAAACAAATTTGTCTTTGGCCCCATTAGAGAGATACTATCTCCTTTTCCTAAGGCTGTTCACTGTACAGACTTCCTGGGAAAGTTAGTCCGTGCTAAAGGCGTCAGCGTCTCTGCTCATAAGATATCCAGAAACAAGGAAAACATGGAGAAGGGTCCCCCAACAGACTTCAGGTGCTGGCTACTGGAATTCCTCAACAACTCCTTTAAATAGCTAGTGTCCAAGTCCAGATGGCGGCACTCAAGCAGTTCGTGTGTGCCGTCACTGATAAGGTTGTTTTCTCATGCTCATTCTATAAAAAGAGAGTAACAGGATGCCGGTCACTCTACCAGAACGCGGGGATACTATGTACTCAGGAGAGCGCAGTGGCACTTCTCGAATGAATGATGGAAGGAAGGGGACCTGTGCCTCCTCTTCTCTTGCTACCTTGCCCTTTCAAGTTTTCCTGTCCCCCAATAAAGCTGACAGCTCCACTCATTCCAAGCCCTGATGCATGACACGTGATACCCAAACGGTCTCAGAACAGcagataaagaaaaacaacagacaACTAATACTTCCCAGCAGTCAGgaggaggaacataaaacaggACAGGCATCCAGCAAAACAGAATTGCTAGAGGCGGATagatagcaacttaaaaaaaaaaaatcgtaaacATTTTGGAAATGGATGCTATGGCTTTAAACTTCAAAATACATTAGCTGAATTAAGGTAGAGGACAGCTACTGTGGTGGCCAGAGTTAGTAACCTGGGTGAAAGGGAAGAAATATTCAAGGGATAAtgtctcaaaaattttaaaaagatggaacttagagaaaaaaaagttaagagaCTTGGAGGACATATCTAGGAGATACAGCAAGCAAAAATAGGAGatcaggaaggagggaaaggaacTGATGGAGGTGAAGCACGATTAAGCAAGTAAAAAATGCAATTTTCCTTGAGCAAAACAAAGACCCAAGtttacaaactgaaaaaaatgcaccGAGTTCCCAGGTTCCCTTAGAAGCACAGTAGACAATCTACCCATTATAGTAGATTAATTACAGTTCAGCAAGTATTGATTCCCTcccctttaattcttttttttgatTCCCTCCCCTTTAACATGGAGCAAATTCTACTTTCCCAACTCTTCAGCTCGAGTTTTATCATGTGACTCACTTTGGCAGACAGACTCTTAATGGATATGATACAAGAAAAAACTTGACATACACCTGCACAGTGGGCTCACCATCCCATGCTTCTGCTTTCTGCCCTGAGAAGTGCCTGCTTTGGGAGGCCCCTGATCCGAGGAGGTTGACAAATACATCAAGCAGACCTGGACCCAACTTGGATCTCAGAGGCAAGCCCAGCCTAGATTTGTAGATGTGTGAGTGACAAAATGCTTATTGATTAATACTAATGAGAtttttgtggtagtttgttacacagcattacTGTAGCAAAAGCTGATATACACACTTAGTCAGAACCTGGTAAAATTATAAATCTCAATAATGAAAAACAAATCCTAATTTTCTAGTCAGAAAGaacaatttttctataaataaaaagtaagataAGTATTGGGCTTTTCTTATACAATGCTGGAAGTCCTAGAAACTAGATGTTGAAGTAACATCTAGGAGATTACTGAGAGTAAAGGACTACAACCCACAAATCCCATACCCAGCCAGTATTTCATTCATCTATCCTggcttttaagaattaaaaaagttGAACAACAACATGCTCTCATCAAGAAAAACCATTCTAACCactcaatcataaaaaaaaatgaaataatgccatttgcaacaacatgaatggacctggagattgtcatactgagtgaagtgaatcaaagaaagataaatgccatatgatatcacttatatgtggaatcttaaaaaatgatacaaattaacttacatACAAATCAGAAATAGGGTcttagacatagaaaaca carries:
- the LOC133052889 gene encoding transcription factor SPT20 homolog, whose protein sequence is MQQALEQALDRAEYVIATAQQRPPKRKYSSSGETSLQEKLYDIYVEECEEKPEGTEELRSNVNLLEKLLRRESLPCLVINLYPGKQGYSLMLKGEDGSLSESIRLPYEEREFLEYLDAEELPPALLNFLDKSAVNVFHQGCVIAEIRNYRQSSAGEPPSYQSRHILLRPTMQTLVSDVEAIASDDQNWTQEDKLLLESQLILATAEPLCLDPSVSVACTANRLLYNKQKLKALPMKRSLKRFSVPTLIQQQEQQELSHCPPPPELRIQTSCKNIRESKANQLYDLKISKAGKCVDTWKQRPCNLAVPSQVDVQKYAKGKESVRYEESQPTQEVLGDPAVGCEAAYQSQATRLTVRQPADNSLATGNGSEKEATREREPCLPRSSTDDHFKRFLPKPQTDAGRVVSQSEQLVQKSTQCPVQTSPSSSGSARLRQPSPGTQSAQPRIASILSSVPDWGARPPPPLKSPEKSSCGDSFTSQQAGSSQARPSPGPAPQPPSLSQRSSVLLNRGSSLPAAAPSTTGALQRTTDVRVMTISPGLKFIKVVGPFCYSQASGRGYSPRAPAPVGIQPGQQPAAQPLNLQPIAPLGPLQAASLPSPPPPPPPPPRSGQVLLKDASDLKPFTLVQLPQGSVVWSSQKLSSQLRLYPLLLQQPSPQTCSVSHRQPAEQPSGIQAPGAQTPGAQASMPQAPGAQTPRAQASMPHAPGAQTPGPQASMPHAPGAQTPGAQASMPQAPGAQTPRAQASGPQAPGAQTPWSWASGPQIPGAETPRAQTSMPQAPGAQTPRAQTSGPQAPGAQTPRAQASGPQIPGAETSRAQASGPQIPGAETPQAQTSGPQIPGAETPRAQTLGAQTPQAQASGPQAPGAETPRAQASGPQAPGAETPRAQASGPQIPGAETQRAQASGPQCSGLQDLGALGAAWPNVTVRAQPTMVIHLRRQQDPLQPRVPGLSPPGSGQSHPALRILHHRIQALMDPRQPIYWRIMQCPVDADPANPTAPTTPPPQGPNSGSQTAGTPEGGPPAAPKP